The Pyrodictium delaneyi genome contains a region encoding:
- a CDS encoding 30S ribosomal protein S4e — protein sequence MARMGGRRHLRTLAAPKFWPVRQRAGVFTVKPSPGPHPIERSIPLLILVRDVLGYAKTGREARKLIAEGHFKVDGRIRRNYKYPVGFMDVVEIVDTGEAYRVLPYPVRFFTLHPIPKEEASFKLGRLEDKSTVKGGHIQLHLHDGRNVLIRVSDPTNPVEAKEYKTLGTVKISIPQQELLGYAPLDVGSLAIVFGGRNVGRVGRIVSIQRGLGRKGSIVTLEDARGEKLQTSLDYVFVIAPPEEEPWISLPEGAWK from the coding sequence ATGGCTAGAATGGGTGGTCGTAGGCACCTGAGAACATTAGCTGCTCCAAAGTTCTGGCCCGTACGTCAGCGTGCTGGCGTCTTCACAGTAAAACCGTCGCCGGGCCCTCATCCCATAGAGAGATCCATACCGCTACTGATACTTGTGAGAGATGTGCTAGGCTATGCTAAGACTGGCCGTGAGGCTCGTAAGCTTATAGCGGAGGGCCACTTCAAAGTAGATGGTAGAATTAGAAGGAACTACAAGTACCCCGTAGGCTTCATGGATGTAGTTGAGATAGTTGATACCGGTGAGGCCTACAGAGTACTCCCGTACCCTGTACGCTTCTTCACACTACACCCAATACCAAAGGAGGAAGCAAGTTTCAAGCTAGGACGGCTGGAAGACAAGTCTACAGTGAAAGGTGGACATATACAGCTACATCTACACGATGGCCGCAACGTGCTCATACGTGTCTCCGACCCAACGAACCCAGTAGAAGCTAAGGAATACAAGACCCTAGGCACAGTAAAGATATCAATACCTCAGCAGGAGCTGCTAGGTTATGCACCGCTCGATGTAGGTAGCCTGGCCATAGTATTCGGTGGCCGCAACGTTGGCCGTGTAGGCAGGATAGTGTCAATACAGCGCGGCCTTGGACGTAAAGGCAGCATAGTCACGCTTGAGGATGCCCGCGGAGAGAAGCTCCAGACGAGTCTCGATTACGTCTTCGTAATTGCACCGCCCGAGGAAGAGCCCTGGATAAGCCTCCCGGAGGGTGCATGGAAATGA
- the rplX gene encoding 50S ribosomal protein L24, whose translation MRWVKSSQPRKQRKALFNAPLHKRQKLMAAPLSPELRKQYGIRSLPVRVGDEVVVMRGDFKGHKGKVVRVDLRRMRIFIEGVTINNARGEPRYYPVHPSKVMIVSLNLDDKRRREIIERKRRQREVQLALLRGREGSIGGQKPEAQ comes from the coding sequence ATGCGCTGGGTGAAGTCGAGTCAGCCTCGAAAGCAGAGAAAGGCACTCTTCAACGCACCGCTCCATAAGAGGCAAAAGCTCATGGCTGCACCTCTTAGTCCCGAGCTACGTAAGCAGTACGGCATAAGGAGTCTACCAGTGCGCGTAGGCGACGAAGTCGTCGTGATGCGGGGCGACTTTAAGGGTCACAAGGGTAAGGTTGTACGTGTAGACCTACGCCGTATGAGGATATTCATAGAGGGTGTCACGATAAACAATGCACGTGGTGAGCCCCGCTACTATCCGGTGCACCCCTCGAAGGTCATGATAGTGTCTCTGAACCTTGATGATAAGCGGCGCCGCGAGATAATAGAGCGCAAGCGCCGTCAGCGCGAAGTCCAGCTGGCCCTCCTCCGCGGGAGAGAGGGGTCTATAGGGGGCCAGAAGCCTGAGGCCCAGTAG
- a CDS encoding 50S ribosomal protein L14: MPKGGAGAGPRRHIPAGLQVGSYVRVADNSGAKEAMIIGVIGYHGRLRRIPPATIGDMVVVTVKKGTPEMRKQVTRAIVIRQRRPYRRPDGTWVAFEDNAVVIVSQDGSPKGSEIRGPVAREAAERWPKVANIASIII, translated from the coding sequence ATGCCGAAGGGTGGAGCTGGCGCAGGCCCCCGGAGACACATACCTGCGGGTCTACAGGTAGGTAGCTATGTACGTGTAGCCGACAATAGTGGCGCCAAGGAGGCCATGATTATAGGTGTCATAGGGTACCATGGCCGTCTACGTAGAATACCACCAGCAACTATAGGCGACATGGTAGTTGTCACTGTGAAGAAGGGTACGCCAGAGATGAGAAAGCAGGTAACACGCGCTATAGTGATAAGGCAGAGGAGGCCATACCGCAGACCCGACGGCACATGGGTAGCCTTTGAGGACAATGCAGTGGTTATCGTCAGCCAGGACGGGTCTCCTAAGGGTAGCGAAATACGTGGCCCTGTCGCCCGCGAGGCGGCGGAGCGCTGGCCAAAGGTGGCCAACATAGCTAGCATAATCATCTAA
- a CDS encoding 30S ribosomal protein S17 gives MSARVRNVGIPGVNPPEKTCSDPKCPWHGSVRVRGLVLTGVVIKAKMKNTVVVEREYVYYDRKYKRYEKRRSRIHAHNPPCINAQPGDVVIIGETRPLAKTVHFVVLGVVGKKPMS, from the coding sequence TTGTCCGCGCGGGTGAGAAACGTAGGTATACCTGGCGTCAACCCACCCGAGAAGACATGCAGTGACCCGAAATGTCCATGGCATGGTAGCGTCAGAGTCCGCGGGCTAGTGCTAACTGGCGTCGTCATAAAGGCCAAGATGAAGAACACGGTTGTTGTCGAACGCGAATATGTGTACTATGACAGAAAGTACAAGAGGTACGAGAAGAGGAGAAGCCGTATACACGCACACAACCCTCCCTGCATCAATGCACAGCCTGGGGACGTAGTAATCATCGGCGAGACTAGACCTCTAGCGAAGACGGTGCATTTCGTGGTACTAGGCGTGGTTGGCAAGAAACCCATGAGCTAA
- a CDS encoding ribonuclease P protein component 1, which yields MKHTEWNIVFHTLVGLRIHVLLHPDPTLRGLEGVVELETRRGLLVRRNTGDTSWVSKANAIFLVQLPSGTWVVVRGEEIPGVQPERLRRLERYKGVGWLVRAGEKRRYTWRQPTREDMQ from the coding sequence TTGAAGCACACGGAGTGGAATATAGTTTTCCATACCCTCGTGGGCCTTAGAATCCATGTTCTACTCCATCCAGATCCGACTCTCCGTGGCCTCGAGGGAGTTGTAGAACTCGAAACTCGCCGCGGTCTTCTCGTGAGGCGTAATACTGGAGACACAAGCTGGGTCTCTAAGGCAAACGCTATATTCCTAGTCCAACTGCCCAGCGGCACATGGGTTGTTGTACGAGGAGAAGAAATACCGGGAGTGCAGCCCGAGCGTCTTAGGCGGCTAGAACGGTACAAGGGGGTCGGATGGCTTGTCCGCGCGGGTGAGAAACGTAGGTATACCTGGCGTCAACCCACCCGAGAAGACATGCAGTGA
- the rpmC gene encoding 50S ribosomal protein L29, with the protein MKTDDIRKMSAEERLKKLEELREELVKLRLKAAVGTLENPGAIRAIRKTIARILTVMREEELANQRGAGSKA; encoded by the coding sequence ATAAAGACTGATGATATAAGAAAGATGAGTGCCGAGGAGAGACTAAAGAAGCTTGAGGAGTTGCGTGAAGAACTAGTAAAGCTACGTCTAAAGGCTGCTGTCGGTACACTCGAGAACCCGGGCGCTATACGCGCTATAAGAAAGACCATTGCAAGGATCCTTACTGTTATGCGTGAGGAAGAACTTGCAAATCAGCGTGGAGCAGGCAGCAAGGCTTGA
- a CDS encoding 30S ribosomal protein S3, with protein sequence MVLIKKHFIKKSIAQTKIDEYLAKRFYRAGYAGVQIIQFPLGTKVFIDAERPAMIIGRRGETIRQLAAIFEQQFGLQNPQITVRRVENPDLNARVVASRIAVFLERGAYYRRVANVMARRIMNAGAIGAQIIISGKLRTERARYEKVRIGKVYSTGNQVEYMVDRAVMHITLNPGVFGIEVTIVKPAKPSDYVRIKQPEEAKEFIEEIREELERQRAAEAEKLKEAKPEEAEEQAG encoded by the coding sequence ATGGTACTTATAAAGAAGCATTTCATAAAGAAGTCGATAGCCCAGACAAAGATAGACGAATACCTAGCCAAGAGATTCTATCGTGCAGGCTATGCTGGCGTACAGATAATACAGTTCCCATTAGGCACTAAGGTTTTCATCGATGCTGAGCGTCCGGCAATGATTATTGGCCGGAGAGGCGAGACCATAAGGCAGCTTGCTGCTATATTCGAGCAGCAGTTTGGCTTGCAGAATCCCCAGATAACGGTGCGCCGTGTAGAGAACCCGGACCTCAACGCTCGTGTAGTGGCATCTAGAATAGCTGTGTTCCTGGAGAGGGGTGCGTACTACCGCCGTGTAGCTAACGTGATGGCACGTCGTATAATGAACGCGGGAGCCATAGGTGCCCAGATAATCATCAGTGGTAAGCTACGTACAGAGAGAGCACGCTACGAGAAGGTGCGTATAGGCAAGGTCTACTCTACTGGCAATCAGGTAGAGTATATGGTCGACAGAGCAGTTATGCACATAACTCTAAACCCCGGTGTATTCGGTATAGAAGTCACGATAGTGAAGCCAGCGAAGCCCAGTGACTATGTACGCATAAAGCAGCCTGAAGAGGCTAAAGAGTTCATAGAGGAGATACGAGAGGAGCTAGAGAGGCAGCGCGCTGCGGAGGCCGAGAAGCTAAAGGAGGCCAAGCCCGAAGAGGCAGAGGAACAAGCTGGCTAG
- a CDS encoding 50S ribosomal protein L22: MPTWHYSVRVDEERSAKAMVWDAPISYKKIVELARVIRGMRLEEARKFLERVAAGKEPIPVRRYARKQAHHRGLAARYKWPIGRYPVKAARILLKLLDNVANNAEVKGLDTEKLRIVHIAVHKGRVLKRWMPRAFGRSTPRFKKYSHIEVVVAEEE; this comes from the coding sequence TTGCCGACATGGCATTACTCAGTACGAGTTGACGAGGAGCGTTCAGCTAAGGCTATGGTATGGGATGCGCCCATATCGTACAAGAAGATTGTCGAGTTAGCTCGTGTCATACGTGGTATGAGGCTGGAGGAGGCTCGTAAGTTTCTCGAGCGTGTTGCTGCTGGTAAGGAGCCTATACCTGTGCGCAGGTATGCTAGAAAGCAGGCTCACCACCGTGGCCTCGCTGCTAGGTACAAGTGGCCGATAGGCCGCTATCCGGTCAAGGCTGCTCGTATCCTGCTCAAGCTCCTTGACAATGTGGCCAACAACGCTGAGGTCAAAGGGCTTGACACGGAGAAGCTGCGCATTGTACATATAGCTGTTCACAAGGGGCGTGTGCTTAAGAGGTGGATGCCACGCGCCTTCGGCCGCTCCACCCCTAGGTTCAAGAAGTACAGCCATATAGAGGTAGTTGTGGCGGAGGAAGAGTAA
- a CDS encoding 50S ribosomal protein L23: protein MSAWSIIIRPVQSEKALRLIEEQNTLTFIVDRKATKHDIKRAVEQAFGVKVEKVNTLITPRGEKKAYVKLAKEYSATDVAARLGLL from the coding sequence ATGAGCGCCTGGAGTATCATAATACGTCCGGTACAGAGCGAGAAAGCGTTGAGACTAATCGAGGAGCAGAACACGCTGACATTCATAGTAGATAGGAAGGCCACTAAACATGATATCAAGAGGGCGGTTGAACAAGCGTTTGGAGTCAAGGTAGAGAAGGTTAACACCCTAATAACTCCCCGTGGCGAGAAGAAAGCCTACGTTAAGCTGGCCAAGGAGTACAGCGCCACTGATGTGGCCGCACGGCTAGGCCTACTCTAA
- the rpl4p gene encoding 50S ribosomal protein L4 codes for MAGKVGSMVFLLAAEPPVVPVFNVAGEKSGEVALPKVYGLPVRVDLIRRAFLSEFTARLQPKGRDPMAGKRTTARSFGVGLGIARVPRIPGLGRAAFINSAVGGHLAHPPRVEKRIHEEINKKEKKLATASALAATARKEFVEKRGHKFTAEVLPIVIDDEVETAITRVREARALLEKLGVWVDIERAKERTRIRAGKGKRRGRRYITPRSILFILSNHKSPLARAVSSLPGVDVADPWHVNVLQLAPGGVPGRLTVVSKSALSELSKRFDGILLA; via the coding sequence ATGGCAGGTAAAGTGGGCTCTATGGTATTCCTACTAGCGGCGGAGCCGCCAGTCGTCCCGGTATTCAACGTTGCAGGCGAAAAGAGCGGCGAGGTAGCGCTACCCAAGGTCTATGGGCTGCCGGTACGCGTCGACCTGATAAGACGCGCATTCCTATCAGAGTTCACAGCGAGACTCCAGCCTAAGGGCCGCGACCCCATGGCTGGCAAGAGGACGACTGCTAGGAGCTTTGGAGTAGGCTTAGGTATTGCCAGAGTGCCTCGCATCCCCGGCCTAGGTCGTGCAGCCTTCATAAACTCTGCTGTAGGCGGTCACCTGGCGCACCCACCTCGCGTAGAGAAGAGGATACACGAGGAGATCAACAAGAAGGAGAAGAAGCTTGCTACAGCTTCGGCGCTGGCTGCTACTGCTAGGAAGGAATTCGTCGAAAAGCGTGGCCACAAGTTCACGGCAGAGGTCCTCCCAATAGTCATAGATGATGAGGTTGAGACAGCTATAACCAGGGTTCGCGAGGCACGTGCACTCCTAGAGAAGCTAGGCGTCTGGGTCGACATAGAGCGCGCAAAGGAGAGGACAAGGATACGCGCTGGTAAGGGTAAGCGTCGCGGGAGGCGGTACATAACACCGCGGAGTATACTCTTCATACTAAGCAACCACAAGTCTCCACTTGCAAGGGCTGTCTCAAGCCTACCTGGTGTAGATGTAGCAGACCCTTGGCATGTCAACGTGCTACAGCTTGCTCCTGGCGGTGTACCTGGGAGACTAACAGTAGTTAGCAAGTCCGCACTGAGTGAACTATCTAAGAGGTTTGATGGAATACTACTAGCCTAA
- a CDS encoding 50S ribosomal protein L3: MGARKKHAPRRGSLAVRPRKRASSIVPRIKTWPEVQSETPLPLAFLAYKAGMTHVFVIDDEPGSLTQGREIFMPVTVVEAPPMIVTAVRVYGYDPNIGLYTLGEAWAQPETLIEKYKLDIYRAIPRLRFPDTEKAIKKLEERLEKVYDVRIIAATQPRLVGGLSKKKPDLIEIKIGGGNSIDERFNYAVKLLGNPLKITDVFKEGQFVDVIAVTRGKGFQGVIKRFGVKELPKWHKHRKGSRSGPGSRGPATTFSWSEVPQPGQMGFHRRTEYNKRIIKIGENGLEVTPAGGFLHYGIVRSTYVMLAGSIPGTPKRPIVLRHPVRPRWIPEAAPKITYISLQSKQGN, translated from the coding sequence GTGGGCGCAAGAAAGAAGCACGCGCCTCGTAGAGGCAGCCTGGCTGTAAGACCTAGGAAGAGAGCTTCCAGCATAGTCCCCAGGATCAAAACGTGGCCAGAGGTTCAGAGTGAGACGCCTCTACCGCTTGCATTCCTAGCCTACAAGGCCGGAATGACTCACGTATTCGTGATAGACGATGAGCCTGGCTCGCTTACGCAGGGTAGAGAGATATTCATGCCAGTAACGGTTGTTGAAGCACCACCGATGATAGTCACAGCCGTCCGTGTATACGGCTACGATCCAAACATAGGCCTCTACACTCTAGGTGAGGCATGGGCTCAGCCTGAAACCCTCATAGAGAAGTATAAGCTCGACATATACCGTGCGATACCCCGGCTACGCTTCCCTGATACCGAGAAGGCGATCAAAAAGCTTGAAGAGAGACTCGAAAAGGTATACGATGTAAGAATAATAGCTGCTACACAACCGAGGCTCGTAGGCGGTCTAAGCAAGAAGAAGCCAGACCTCATAGAGATAAAGATAGGTGGCGGGAACAGCATAGACGAGAGGTTTAACTATGCCGTTAAACTCCTCGGCAACCCACTCAAGATAACAGACGTCTTCAAGGAGGGTCAATTCGTAGACGTAATAGCGGTAACCAGGGGTAAGGGCTTCCAGGGCGTGATAAAGAGGTTTGGTGTAAAGGAGCTGCCCAAGTGGCACAAGCACAGGAAGGGTAGCCGCAGCGGTCCCGGTAGCAGAGGCCCCGCGACGACGTTCTCGTGGAGCGAGGTACCCCAGCCGGGCCAGATGGGCTTCCACAGGAGAACAGAGTACAACAAGCGCATCATAAAGATAGGCGAGAATGGTCTAGAGGTAACACCTGCTGGAGGCTTCCTCCACTACGGTATAGTGAGGAGCACTTACGTGATGCTGGCTGGAAGCATACCAGGCACACCCAAGAGACCGATAGTACTCCGCCACCCAGTGAGGCCACGCTGGATCCCAGAGGCAGCACCTAAGATAACATACATCAGCTTACAGAGCAAGCAAGGCAATTAA
- a CDS encoding putative RNA uridine N3 methyltransferase, translating to MKSRSVPSARRLELAVAVPASYLSTEHGLMLKTIKTGILARILAVFRATRLIVYVDRNDAEKHAKLMEEIIGYMLTAPYLKKKLYPYKPELRYVGILPPLQLPTHGVGGPHVGEIREALVVRDLGGLVVLDAGLGKYVKCAKPHWLKRSKRVLVRIESLNPPKLHILREDEAGIYTGFSITVVRGLREALETASGLLRVATSRFGEVLTADKAVRDAREAASRGGIALFFGAPDKGLFEIANSEGLEPEAVFDRIYNTIPNQGTRTVRVEEALAATLAIYNMFLEQ from the coding sequence ATGAAGAGCCGTAGTGTACCCTCAGCTAGGAGGCTTGAGCTAGCTGTAGCAGTGCCAGCCTCCTATCTTTCGACAGAACATGGTTTGATGTTAAAGACTATTAAGACTGGTATCCTTGCAAGAATACTAGCTGTATTCCGTGCTACACGGCTTATAGTATATGTTGACAGAAATGATGCTGAGAAACATGCTAAGTTGATGGAGGAAATAATAGGCTATATGCTTACGGCTCCCTACTTGAAGAAAAAGCTTTACCCATACAAGCCGGAGCTAAGGTATGTTGGTATCCTCCCGCCGCTACAGCTGCCTACGCACGGTGTAGGCGGGCCTCACGTGGGCGAGATTCGCGAAGCGCTGGTTGTACGCGACCTTGGTGGCCTAGTGGTGCTCGATGCTGGGTTGGGCAAGTATGTTAAGTGTGCGAAACCCCACTGGTTAAAGCGTAGTAAACGTGTACTCGTTAGAATCGAGTCGCTAAATCCTCCCAAGCTACACATACTAAGGGAGGACGAGGCAGGAATCTATACAGGGTTCAGTATAACCGTAGTACGAGGTCTCCGGGAAGCACTAGAGACTGCTAGCGGGTTGCTCCGAGTAGCCACTAGCCGTTTCGGCGAGGTTCTAACAGCGGACAAGGCAGTGAGAGATGCTAGGGAAGCCGCTAGCCGAGGCGGGATAGCGTTATTCTTTGGAGCCCCCGACAAAGGGCTTTTTGAGATAGCTAATAGTGAGGGCTTAGAGCCCGAAGCGGTCTTTGATAGGATATACAATACTATACCGAATCAGGGTACACGTACTGTCCGTGTTGAAGAAGCTCTAGCAGCGACACTAGCAATCTACAACATGTTCCTGGAGCAGTAG
- a CDS encoding YkgJ family cysteine cluster protein produces MARRRLRFSCLFCEHCCYFSAEHEMPIVFPWEKRELEKIAAEMNIKLGFKPSQAFIDEDGACVVTLYKWIIQGFCPFFNRASRHCMIHEDKPLACKMYPLLVELPSGKLMASGKCDWIKQHGPKLMEHLSTRPELIPELFPNEFEAAKRVFIEFMTINSFIERHGLRPMDVSKLSECASVYDIDEYMARSE; encoded by the coding sequence TTGGCTAGGCGAAGGCTACGGTTTAGCTGCTTATTCTGTGAGCACTGTTGCTATTTTAGTGCTGAGCACGAGATGCCAATAGTCTTCCCCTGGGAGAAGCGGGAACTAGAAAAAATAGCAGCGGAAATGAATATTAAGCTAGGGTTCAAACCATCGCAAGCCTTCATAGACGAGGACGGGGCATGTGTCGTAACACTCTATAAGTGGATCATACAAGGGTTCTGCCCGTTTTTTAATCGAGCCAGTAGGCATTGTATGATACACGAGGATAAACCGCTAGCGTGTAAGATGTATCCTCTGCTTGTAGAGCTTCCCTCTGGAAAGCTAATGGCCTCCGGTAAATGCGACTGGATAAAACAGCACGGACCAAAACTGATGGAGCATCTGTCTACACGCCCAGAGCTTATACCAGAACTATTCCCTAACGAGTTTGAGGCCGCAAAAAGAGTATTCATAGAGTTCATGACTATAAATTCATTTATAGAGAGACACGGGCTACGGCCAATGGACGTTAGTAAATTAAGTGAATGCGCAAGCGTTTACGACATAGACGAGTATATGGCGAGGTCTGAGTAG
- a CDS encoding VWA domain-containing protein yields MRPSRKYSGYTHKLSDQAMYQIAYETALEARKRGLHVSTAEVVEAARLLALYMAVSGAKTLAPDDIAFVLSSVYAKRMREGAIIHEIVREITKRRQPSQAYVAKHIEAEIDKDLQALGLRYGSKIRHRRLTSEKAQSAYARLKLLGIIRRGRKGEYVVHSSQARRIAEQLARHYRDYKDAIKDVIRRNITRNSSIVASMGTELLNYIDLEDLSIDELTRLYRHAGKNEHLRYIVSRTIEEKINKGEHYSDASSIYEILRKEKLLQKKHLRYLLEQNPKLAERAVKDFGKEAVLDVVAELSTYNKEGAVEIALKAIGMQASRRGVVTEILNRNQISLLSSIGSSQSEALEVLNRLATAKKYLAKSLVDDTRALLDYAEYEYTRAVEEWSKIKDHYENIDLAQIVESEITRLKQLIDAAERGDIYSLIKSIVKNMDVFEALKLLSTIYNDANNKRVRSYAIMLMRSLWRESRGNTGLRPSRKIRLSKTKGRLHIRKTLEKIVRFNPSPLTRITKHTTRQYIVVVDKSGSMRSYALYTILAASALATSISKLIVFDENITIYRNIKHINPLHVVDLILSTRFSGYTNIVDALRSAAKGSTPRHIVLISDLKQTIATDATVEEVIRELRLKGWQITIVLPPKHDARVLNRIKPYTRFYIIRTPQDIPSIMRRILRS; encoded by the coding sequence ATGAGGCCCTCGAGAAAGTATTCGGGCTACACCCATAAGCTCAGCGATCAAGCTATGTACCAGATTGCTTACGAGACTGCACTAGAAGCGAGAAAGAGGGGGCTTCACGTATCAACGGCTGAAGTAGTCGAGGCCGCCCGCCTACTAGCACTGTACATGGCGGTATCCGGTGCAAAAACCCTTGCTCCAGACGATATAGCGTTCGTTCTTTCATCTGTATACGCCAAGAGAATGCGTGAAGGCGCCATAATACATGAGATAGTTAGAGAAATCACAAAACGGCGTCAGCCCAGCCAAGCATATGTTGCAAAACACATAGAGGCTGAAATAGATAAGGATCTGCAGGCACTAGGACTACGATATGGTTCAAAGATACGCCATCGGAGACTGACTAGCGAGAAAGCACAGAGTGCATACGCTAGACTCAAGCTACTAGGAATAATACGTAGAGGACGAAAAGGCGAGTATGTCGTACACAGTAGCCAGGCGCGTAGAATAGCAGAACAGCTAGCAAGACACTACAGAGACTATAAAGATGCAATAAAGGATGTAATAAGACGTAACATAACCCGTAACAGTAGCATAGTAGCGTCAATGGGAACTGAACTACTCAACTACATAGATCTCGAAGATCTCAGCATAGACGAGCTAACAAGACTCTATCGGCACGCTGGCAAGAATGAACATCTAAGATACATTGTGTCAAGGACCATAGAGGAAAAGATAAACAAAGGAGAACACTATAGCGACGCATCAAGCATCTACGAGATTCTACGCAAAGAAAAACTGCTCCAGAAGAAGCATTTGCGCTATCTACTCGAGCAGAACCCAAAGCTAGCAGAAAGGGCAGTCAAAGACTTTGGAAAAGAGGCAGTACTAGATGTCGTAGCTGAACTCTCTACGTACAATAAGGAGGGTGCAGTCGAAATAGCTCTCAAAGCTATAGGTATGCAAGCTTCCCGACGCGGTGTCGTAACAGAGATCCTCAATAGGAACCAGATAAGCCTACTAAGTAGTATAGGATCAAGCCAAAGCGAGGCCCTAGAAGTCCTTAATAGGCTTGCTACCGCGAAAAAGTATCTCGCAAAAAGTCTAGTTGACGATACACGTGCCCTATTGGACTATGCAGAATATGAGTATACACGTGCAGTAGAAGAATGGAGTAAAATAAAAGACCATTACGAAAACATTGATTTAGCGCAAATAGTAGAATCTGAGATAACGCGGCTTAAGCAATTAATTGATGCCGCAGAACGTGGCGACATCTATTCACTCATTAAGAGCATTGTAAAGAATATGGATGTGTTCGAGGCACTAAAGCTACTCAGCACTATATATAACGATGCAAACAATAAGAGAGTACGAAGCTACGCGATAATGCTTATGCGGAGTCTCTGGCGTGAATCTCGTGGAAATACCGGGCTAAGACCGTCTCGGAAAATCCGTCTAAGCAAAACCAAGGGAAGACTTCACATACGCAAGACCCTAGAAAAGATAGTACGCTTTAACCCCAGCCCGTTAACCAGGATAACCAAGCACACTACAAGACAATACATAGTGGTCGTCGATAAGAGCGGCAGTATGCGGTCATACGCACTCTACACGATTCTAGCAGCATCTGCGCTGGCCACGAGCATATCAAAGCTCATAGTATTCGACGAAAACATAACAATATACAGAAACATAAAGCACATCAACCCACTTCATGTAGTAGACCTAATACTCTCGACGAGGTTTTCAGGCTACACAAACATAGTTGATGCTCTGCGCTCAGCAGCTAAAGGCTCAACACCACGTCATATAGTGCTCATAAGTGATCTCAAACAAACCATAGCAACCGATGCCACTGTCGAAGAGGTGATCCGTGAACTAAGATTAAAAGGATGGCAAATAACCATAGTTCTTCCACCAAAGCATGACGCCAGAGTGCTGAACAGAATCAAGCCCTATACAAGATTCTACATCATAAGAACTCCCCAGGACATACCATCCATTATGCGTAGAATACTCCGCAGTTAG
- a CDS encoding AAA family ATPase → MGEENNPDNAMESVEEKVVNIYSEIMSKYKRKPIRNVNKMMEILKTEYKLLVDKKLVTLVVAAFLAGRPVLFEGPPGTGKTEIGEAILTLWAGKPALVIPCSENYDEYRVIGDFHPLMAFKYGFNEKSFIPRPLLAALILDAGVLVDEIRRSNEEFQNMLLDIIDKRRIIVPELRKIFYAKGEGFQVIFTSNPEDYAQSELSDAFLRRVVRIPFNYPPPEVEIEIIRLRYDVDVELEPKILEGMVQVVNLLRQKAAYKPGPADTVLWSRIAGRLASLRGKQQVTVSEVVDAATIVLYKRVGEEEIVDEALEKVFGLHP, encoded by the coding sequence ATGGGTGAAGAGAATAACCCGGATAACGCTATGGAAAGTGTTGAAGAGAAGGTTGTTAATATATATTCTGAGATAATGAGTAAATATAAACGAAAACCAATTAGGAACGTTAATAAAATGATGGAAATCCTAAAAACCGAGTATAAACTGCTTGTAGATAAGAAGCTAGTAACGTTAGTAGTAGCGGCTTTTCTTGCAGGGCGGCCAGTGCTCTTCGAAGGGCCGCCAGGTACAGGAAAGACGGAGATAGGTGAAGCAATACTAACACTATGGGCAGGCAAGCCAGCTCTTGTCATACCATGTAGTGAGAACTATGACGAATATAGGGTTATTGGAGACTTTCACCCACTCATGGCGTTTAAGTATGGGTTTAACGAGAAAAGTTTCATACCACGCCCCCTGCTTGCAGCATTAATACTCGACGCTGGTGTACTGGTCGACGAGATAAGGAGAAGTAATGAAGAATTCCAAAACATGCTCCTAGATATAATAGATAAACGTCGCATAATAGTACCTGAACTCAGGAAGATTTTTTACGCAAAAGGCGAGGGTTTCCAAGTAATATTCACCAGTAACCCAGAGGACTATGCTCAGAGCGAGCTAAGTGATGCATTTCTACGGAGAGTTGTAAGAATACCATTCAACTATCCGCCCCCTGAAGTCGAGATAGAGATAATCCGGCTCAGATACGATGTAGATGTCGAGCTAGAACCTAAGATACTCGAGGGAATGGTACAGGTAGTTAACCTTCTACGCCAAAAAGCTGCATATAAGCCGGGGCCTGCAGACACGGTTCTATGGTCCCGAATAGCTGGCAGGTTAGCATCCTTGCGTGGCAAACAGCAAGTGACAGTAAGTGAAGTCGTAGATGCAGCAACTATAGTTCTCTACAAGAGGGTTGGAGAGGAGGAAATTGTAGATGAGGCCCTCGAGAAAGTATTCGGGCTACACCCATAA